TATTAACCTTTGTATTTACTTGAAGAGCTTTTTCTATTCTCTGAAAATCGAAATATCCTTGAGCCTTTTTTATGTTTGCAGCAAATGTTAAATACATATTAAGCTGTAAATCCATATAAAAGCCCGACTTTTTTCTGTCATCTTTAAAAGTTATAAGGGCCTTTTTACCGTTCATTACATTTTCTTCCATGTTTTTATTTATAATAATCCCAGCATGTATTCTTTGCAGAGAAATATCCTTTTTTAGCTTGCGTAAAATTTCTTCATCGGCCTTATCTTTTTCGTCTATAATAATAACATCATGTTTTGACCTCAAATAAGAAATTAAATGTTTCGATAGTTCGGAATTGTCCCTATCGATTATATTTACGGTTAATGGTGTTTCTGCAAATTTGCTTACCTGAGAATTCCCAGACTTTAATGTCATAAAACTTATAAACAAAAAAATAATAACATAGATAATAGTGCTTATTACCTTTGTCCAAATTAATCTTAAAAAGTTTTTATAAACTATCATATTGCACCTTCCTTGAGTTAATAAATGAAAGAGATAAAAGAATTACGATGCCTATTGTGTAGACAATAAAAAATACGGGTACTGCGTTATATTCTCCCAAAATATTTATATTGTAAAGATTGGTAGTAAAAAGAGCTATAGGATTTATTGTTCCTAAAATCGGTATTGTTTTTTCAATGGACATTTTTACCTCAGGCCCCATCATACCGGATAAAAAGGCTAAAAAAAGACTTGTAAAAATACATATCATAGTTTTTGCCCGAATATCTCCAATAGGCGTTGAGCCTATAAATAAGCCGAGAGCTGCTCCAAAAAAATTCGCATAGATCAAAAGCAAAAGAGTAATTTTAAAATCGGTAATAAATGGTATCTTTAAAACAAAGAGCACAAAGGAAATATATATGAGATTGGCTGTAAGGTTAAAGATAATGTAAAATATAATTCCTGCAAGATAAGAATAAAAGCGTTTAATAGGAGTTGTACAAATTCTTGCTCCGATTTTTGAAATATTACCCTGTATTTTTACAGCTATATCTATCGAGCCGAACATTGTATAAATCGAAACCATTGCCAAAAGAGAATAGAACAATATAATGCTTAAACTCATTTTTTCGTTTTTACTTTCGACATAATTTTTACCGTATTCAAAAGACTTCATTGGAATATTAAGGGCTTCGATTTGTTTTATTTGATCCAGCACGGTTTTTGTTATTGTCTGAGATAATCCGTCTTCGCTCAACCTCAAAGATTGATCGGCTTCAACAAAGGCTTTTATTTTTTTTGTACGGAGCATCTCATTTGCCGATGTCTCATCTATTATTTTTGTATTGAACATCCCTGTAAATTTAAGCGGATAATAAACAGGATTGTCTTTTTCAATTCCGATTTCTATTTTACCGGTATCGGAATTACCTACGGCCGAAAATATTGTAAAGAACAGCCCAGCCATAAGAATGGGATATAAAAGCGTCCAAAACATTCCGTCTAAAGAATAAAACATGCCGATACTATAATATTTTATTTCGCGTAAAAAGAATTTCATCAGTCTCTTAACTCCTTTCCCGTAAGCTCCAAGAAAATGTCGTTTAAGCTGGGTAATTCCGAATATAATTTGGTATAAGCCAAACTATTATTATTGATAAATAAAATAAGTTCGTTTAAGTTGTTAATCGAATTTTCAAAACTGATTAAAAACTCGTTTCCGTTTTTGGTAACTTCCAGGACATGAGGATTTTTTTTCAGTTCTTCTTGCAGGTCATCCTTAGTTTCGACAAATTCAACAACCATTTTTTCGCTTGTGCGGATCAGCTTGTGCAATTCTTCTAAGGTGCCGTTTGCTATATCTCTTCCCTCATCCATGATAATGATTCTATCGCAAAGCTCTTCCACTTCTTCAAGATAGTGGGTAGTATACACGATGGTACTTCCTCTTTTTGCCAGTTCCTTTATCCCTGAAAGAATGAAGTTTCGGCTTTGGGCATCGACGGCAACTGTGGGCTCATCCAAAAAAATCAGTTCAGGTTTATGTGCTATGCCGCATGCAATATTGAGCCGGCGGAGAAGGCCTCCTGAAAGTTTTTTTGCACGGAATGAAGCATAATTGTTTAAGCCTACAAAATCGATTGCTTCATCTACCAGCTTTTTCCTCTCTTGAGTATTGTTTACATAGAGACCGCAAAAATAATCTATATTTTGTTTTACGGTAAAATCATAGAAAACAGAGACCTCTTGAGGAACAAGGCCTATTCTTTTTTTTATGTGCAGGGCGTTAGGCTTCATTTCTTCACCGAAAATGATGATTTCACCTTTACCGTGTTTTAAAAGGGAAAGCATACAGTTTATGGCTGTAGTTTTTCCGCATCCGTTAGGCCCCAAAAGGCCGAGAATCTCTCCTTCTTTAACTTCCATATTAAAGTGATCAAGTGCCGTTTTTTCATTGTACCGTTTTACAAGATTTTTTACCGTTAAAATCATAAATTCCTCCATAAGCGAATCTTTTATAGATAATTATACATTTTTTTTGAAATTTTAAAACTGAAAAATGTCATATTTTTGCGAGTTTAAATATGACATTTGTCATAGGAAAAAGGTTTAAACTTTTTATAATTTTAAAAAAGGGTTGAAATTTAAAATGGGTAATCAACAACCCCGACGCAAGCGTCGGGGTATTAAACCCTCCTCACGAACAAGCGGTTTATACACTCATTACCCATCAGGAATTACAAATTAATTAAAGCTCTTCCGCCATGCGGCAGGGTTACCGGGGCCGACCCATTTATTAAGTTGGAATCCGTTTTGAAGGCTTAAAGTGATAAACTTTTTTGTTCTTCTTACGGCTTCATAAGGTTCAAGGCCTATGCCTAAACCTGCGGCTATAGCTGCGGCCGTTGTGCAGCCTGCTCCATGTGTCCATCTTGTATCGATAAGCCCGCCTTCCACTTTTAAAAATTGTTCGCCGTCATAAAAAATATCTATAGCCGATTGTTCCCCATTCAACTTGGGCCCGCCCTTTATAAAGACATAGGGAACACCCATTCCGTGAATAATCTTACAGGCTTCTTTTATTTCTTCGATTGTAGAAGGTGTCGGCATTTTTGCAATCTGTCCCGCTTCAAAAAGGTTCGGCGTAATAAGCTTTGCTAAAGGCAAAAGTTTTTTTATAATGAGATTGTTGAGCTCGGGGTTTAAGGCAAGGTCTCCGCCCTTACATACCATTACAGGATCCAATACATAATTTTCTACATTATATTTTTTTAAGTATTCGGCAGAAAGTTCAACTGCATAATTTGTTGCAAGCATTCCCGTTTTTGCAGCGTTAACGCCGATGCCCTTAAAAATTGTTTCAAGCTGAGCTCTTATGGTTTGCTCATCAAGCGGGAAAACTTCATGCCCCCACTCTTTATCGGGATTCATCGTTGCAATTACCGTAACGGCAGCCATTCCGTATACACCGTACTCCTGAAATGTTTTTAAGTCGGCTTCCAAACCGGCCCCTCCGGATGCATCCGATCCGGCAATTGTTGCAAGTTTTATCATAATTAAATCTCCTATAAAAACTTTTTGCAGCAAATATCAGACCCTTGCGGTTCTGTTCTGCAAGGAAATTTTTTATCGTATCCGCTAAAGCGGATAGCGAATCAATTTGCGAAAAAAGTTTTTTCAAGCGGTTTGTTTACAAACCGCATACAATAATACGATGTTTTGTGCAATGCACAAAACTCGATAGATAAACAGTGAGGCTGAATTTCTGCCGAGCTGTTTATCATATCTCCTATCTCCTAGTGATTGGAATTATAACATTTTTTTTGAAGTTTGTCTTGTAGGTTAAGTGAAAATTCCTATGAAATGGGTAATAAAATATTTAGTTGGGAATTTCTACTTTTATAGGTAGTGTCTCTTGGAATTTATAACAGACTGTTGCATACCTTATATCATGCATACCTTATATCTGTTTACACGCTATCTAATTTATGTTAAAATGCCAAGTATGAGGCAATATTATAAAAAAATCGTATTTATAATTTGTATTATTGTAATATTTTCAGGCTGTTCCGATACTGATGCAGCTCTTGAAGGCTTAAAATCGGACCAAAATAAAAAACATATTATAAGTTTAGCCGAATTATATTCATATATTAAAGAATATTCTCCTTTTTTAAATGATGCTATTTTAAATAATCTTAATGAAAAATATTTTGAGTTTTCAAATAAAATTATGTATGAAAGCGATAAATATAAAATTTACACTTATTTTGAAGAGTTGCTAGCTGTAACCAATGACGGACATGCAGCCGTGTTCTATGAACAAGGCTCAAACACTCCTTTTTATTTTTTACCTATCGGCTTGGACTATGCTGACGGCAAATACTATCTTTTATATAAAGAGGACAATATAAAAATACCCTTAGGTTCCGAACTTATAAAAATTAATGATGAAGATGTAAAAAAATATTTATTAAATAATATTGCAAAATATATTCCTGTAAAAACACCTCATGCCTTTGAAAATTCAATGATAAAACGGCTTTTATATTCTTCACAAAATAAAAAAATAAAATTTACATTTGAGATTAATAAAAATGAAGTTAATTTGGAATTGAAATATTCAATTCCGAGTGAAAAAATCGGCAATATAAAATTTAATAAAATCCCCGATTATTATGATAAATTGAATAAGATATATTCAAGCCGTAATTTTTCGATTTATAAGATTAAAGAAAAATATAGCTTGATACAAATACATAATTTTTCAAATTATCATATGATAGATGAATTTATTGAAAAAATTATTCCTTTGATAGAAGATCCCGATCATCTTATTTTAGATATTCGAAAAAATAGCGGCGGTAATTCAAGTATAGGATTTACAATTTTAAAAATACTGACAGGAAAAATCGATATTGAAATATCTTCAATCAATATTAAAGATTTTCAACGCCGATTAAGTCCCGTTCTGATTACTTTAACTGCAATAAAAGATACAAATTTAAAGGTGATAAACCATGATACGCTTACAAAACTAAATTCTTTTATTAACGACGGTAAATTAATGAAAGCTCATGAATTGTTAATGCCGGCAGAAGAAGATAAAATATTACAACAAATAGACAACTTTCTTATGCAAAGTAATGAAATGGAAGAATTAGAAAAAAAAAGTTATCTCTGCAGCAAATAAGTGTAAAATCGAGAATAAAGATATAACCGTTTTTACATCTTACAAAAGCGGTTCCGCTTGCGATGATTTTGCATGTTTTTGTAAAGAACTAAATATAAGACTAATCGGAACAAATACTAAAGGTGCTACAGGAAACATCGGAATATTTAAACTTACAAATAATTTTTCATTTGCCATATCATTGCAAAAAACAATGTACAAGGGTATGGAAATTAACAATAAGGGCATATCGCCTGATGTTTTTATTATGGATACGATTGAAGATATTAAAAATCAAAATGATCCCTGCTTAAATTTCGCTTTGGAGAACCTATGAAGTCTTTGATATTAATGATATAACATTTGCAAGATGTCAAATTTAAGGGCATTTCTGCAATTCATCATACAAGCCTCTCAACCGATTCTATTATGCCGCCGCCGATGATATAATCGCCGGAATAAAAAACTGCGGCTTGTCCTTCGGCGACGGCTTTTTCAGGCTCTATAAATTCTACCTTAAATTTTCCTGTAGGTTTAAACTCCTCATTTTTAAGCGGAATCAATTTTGCCTTTTTCTTTTGTTGGCGATATCGTGTTTTTACCTCAATATCGATTTCTTTGTCTATTGTTTTTTTTGAGATTATATTTACATCTGAGGCGATGAGGCTTTCGGCAAAGAGTTCTTCGTCCCTGCCTACAGTAACCGTGTTCGCCTTTGCATCTTTTTTTACAACATAGACGGGATAACCCATTGCGATTGCAAGGCCTCGTCTTTGACCTATGGTATAATATTGAAGCCCTTTGTGGCGGCCTATTTCATTTCCCCTTGTATCAATAAATTTTCCCTCTTTAAAAGAATCCGCAGCAAGGGCGTTTATTACCCTTGTATAATCGTCACCGGGAACAAAACAGATGTCTTGGCTGTCGGGGCGGTGAGCATTTATAAGGCCTGCATCTTCGGCTATGCATCTCACTTTTTCTTTGGTAAAATCACCTAAAGGAAAAATAGAACGGGAAAGCTGTTCTTGACTAAGAAGGGCTAAAAAATAGCTTTGGTCTTTTTGAGCATCCTCAGCCTGTCTTAATAAAAATCTTTCCCCGCCTTCAATTTCGGTTTTTTCTATTTTTGCATAATGGCCTGTTGCAATTTTATCGAAGCCGTCCTTTAAGGCTTGTTCTAAAAAAAGGCCGAATTTTATTTTGCTGTTACATATAAAGCAGGGATTCGGCGTTCTTCCTTGTTTGTACTCTTCTACAAAATAGTCGATGATTTCAGCCTTAAAAGTTTCCCTCATATCGTATACGATGTGCTTTATACCGAGCTTAGCTGCAACTTTTTTTGCATCTTCAATATCATCGGTCTGGTCCTTATAAATGCCTGACAGTTTCGGTAAAAGCCGCATCGTAACGCCTGTAACATCATAGCCTTGATCTATCAATAGTTTTGCCGCAACAGCGGAATCTACGCCTCCGCTCAAACCCACAAGCACCTTCATCAAGTTTAAAATCCTCTTAAAATTTCTTCGGGGTTTAAAATCATGGCACATCCCAGTTCGGCTAAATCCCTTTCAAGGACAATACGGTTTTCGATTTTTTTTATGCTTGTAATTTCGGCTGTTTTTGCAGAACCGATTATCCTTCTGTTTAACTCGGTACCGCAAAAAGAAACGGCATCAATTTTTATTTTTTCGATGTAGTTGTCAATAAAAATTTCGTTTTGATAAATCGGATTTTTTATATTCTTAAC
The DNA window shown above is from Treponema denticola and carries:
- the mnmA gene encoding tRNA 2-thiouridine(34) synthase MnmA; this encodes MKVLVGLSGGVDSAVAAKLLIDQGYDVTGVTMRLLPKLSGIYKDQTDDIEDAKKVAAKLGIKHIVYDMRETFKAEIIDYFVEEYKQGRTPNPCFICNSKIKFGLFLEQALKDGFDKIATGHYAKIEKTEIEGGERFLLRQAEDAQKDQSYFLALLSQEQLSRSIFPLGDFTKEKVRCIAEDAGLINAHRPDSQDICFVPGDDYTRVINALAADSFKEGKFIDTRGNEIGRHKGLQYYTIGQRRGLAIAMGYPVYVVKKDAKANTVTVGRDEELFAESLIASDVNIISKKTIDKEIDIEVKTRYRQQKKKAKLIPLKNEEFKPTGKFKVEFIEPEKAVAEGQAAVFYSGDYIIGGGIIESVERLV
- the thiD gene encoding bifunctional hydroxymethylpyrimidine kinase/phosphomethylpyrimidine kinase translates to MIKLATIAGSDASGGAGLEADLKTFQEYGVYGMAAVTVIATMNPDKEWGHEVFPLDEQTIRAQLETIFKGIGVNAAKTGMLATNYAVELSAEYLKKYNVENYVLDPVMVCKGGDLALNPELNNLIIKKLLPLAKLITPNLFEAGQIAKMPTPSTIEEIKEACKIIHGMGVPYVFIKGGPKLNGEQSAIDIFYDGEQFLKVEGGLIDTRWTHGAGCTTAAAIAAGLGIGLEPYEAVRRTKKFITLSLQNGFQLNKWVGPGNPAAWRKSFN
- a CDS encoding ABC transporter ATP-binding protein; translation: MILTVKNLVKRYNEKTALDHFNMEVKEGEILGLLGPNGCGKTTAINCMLSLLKHGKGEIIIFGEEMKPNALHIKKRIGLVPQEVSVFYDFTVKQNIDYFCGLYVNNTQERKKLVDEAIDFVGLNNYASFRAKKLSGGLLRRLNIACGIAHKPELIFLDEPTVAVDAQSRNFILSGIKELAKRGSTIVYTTHYLEEVEELCDRIIIMDEGRDIANGTLEELHKLIRTSEKMVVEFVETKDDLQEELKKNPHVLEVTKNGNEFLISFENSINNLNELILFINNNSLAYTKLYSELPSLNDIFLELTGKELRD
- a CDS encoding ABC transporter permease, which encodes MKFFLREIKYYSIGMFYSLDGMFWTLLYPILMAGLFFTIFSAVGNSDTGKIEIGIEKDNPVYYPLKFTGMFNTKIIDETSANEMLRTKKIKAFVEADQSLRLSEDGLSQTITKTVLDQIKQIEALNIPMKSFEYGKNYVESKNEKMSLSIILFYSLLAMVSIYTMFGSIDIAVKIQGNISKIGARICTTPIKRFYSYLAGIIFYIIFNLTANLIYISFVLFVLKIPFITDFKITLLLLIYANFFGAALGLFIGSTPIGDIRAKTMICIFTSLFLAFLSGMMGPEVKMSIEKTIPILGTINPIALFTTNLYNINILGEYNAVPVFFIVYTIGIVILLSLSFINSRKVQYDSL